The Porites lutea chromosome 7, jaPorLute2.1, whole genome shotgun sequence genome includes the window GTCACGTATGTGGTCTGGTTAAAACAGTTTTCCCTGGCCAAAGAGTGGTATTTTACCATTGAAGATCAATTTGGGTCTCAATTACCCTCATTGATGGAGTTGGTGGGTTATTGGTTACAATaagaaaagatggaaaaaactattaaagaaaaGGCTCTTAAGCCATCTGTGTCAGTGTGCTATGTCGTTAGCACGCGCTTACGAGAATCCCCATGAACAAGGGGCTTTGGGTGGGGTAGACCTCTTTGCCAAAGCCCACAAATTGAAAACTCCTCAAGCGCAACACATTCTGCAATCTGTGCTCAGTTATACGTTACACAAACCCCGACGGAGTCGTTTCCCTACCACTCCCACTCTGGTGTTTGACAGAGACGAACAATGGCAAATGGATTTGGTGGACATGCAAAAACTCAGTCGATGGAACAAGGGCAACAAATATTTGCTGACTGTGATTGATGTGTTGTCCAAGTATGCGTGGGCCATCCCTATCAAATCCAAAAGCAGTAAAGAAATGATACGAGGGTTGGAAGGAATTCGCCGACAAGCCTCACCTCGACAACCACTTCGCGTGCAGAcggatcaaggcaaagaattttATAATGCTGGGGTGCAAGCTTGGTTCAAGAAACACGACTGGGATCATTTTTCAACGTATGGGGATAGTAAGGCCTCCGTGGTGGAACGATGGCATCGCACGTTAAAACAGCGGATGTATCGCTACTTTACGGCGCACAATACGTTACGGTATGTGGACGTGTTACAACCGTTAATCCACTCGTACAATCAATCCTATCATCGGAGTATTGGCATGGCACCGCATCAAGTCACGGAAAAAACCGTGCCCGAAGTTTGGGACAGACTCTACGGTAAGCGCTTACAACAAAAGACACCACCTCCCAAATGTCGGGTGGGTGATCGCGTACGCCTCAACAAGAAACATCGACCCTTTCAAAAAGGGTATCTACCTGGATGGACAgaagaagtgtttgtggtcACGCATGTACGTCGACATCCCATCGTGACCTATCGACTCAGTGAATGGGACGGTACGCCTATAAAAGGTACCTTTTACGAACCCGATGTGCAAAAAGTGCAAGTGTCGGATGACTCGTTATTTCGGGTCGAAAAAGTCTTGCAACGTAAAGGACGCAACGTGTTAGTGCGTTGGAAAGGGTGGCCGGCCAAGTACGATAGTTGGATTCCAGCCCATGGTGcgaagaaaacaaacaagacatCGTACAAAAAGAAGGGCACGGTTTCTGGACTCAATACCCACTGAAGCCAGTGACACGTCACCCTACATGGATGAGGTCGAGATGATGAAGTTCATTAACAAAGAAGCCGCGAAACAAAGACGAGCCAAAGTCAACAGAATGGCTGGGGTCGTCTTTGGTCAACAAGCTCTTCGTTCTTACACGGCAGCCCAAAAGAAACAACGTCGGCGCGCTGGTCGTCATCCACccatgaaaaagaagaaaaaaccccGCCAACCAAAAACTTGCTTAACGCTGATGGAATTAGCGCAGGCCTTTCCCAACATTGCTCGGCAAGTATGCTTTCATCCAAAACAATCAACCTTCAATTCCTTAGTGGGATGGGTTCCTCGTAGCAAACAGAAAGTGGCTCAGTGGCTATAAAAGGACTTCCACGCACCCTTAGACGAGTATCTTCATCATGAGTAAAATTCAACGTCTCACGCTCATCAGCGATCCAACCGACGAGTTTCCAAAAAAtgccaacaacagtttcaaggTCCGTCTGCCCGAACGTCTCATCTTGCCGGGCGAGGGATGGCATGCCTCGTTGATGTCTCTGACCGTCCCTGATCAAGGACAGAGCAATGCCGTCATTGCCACGGATCCTCATACCGAAGTCGTCAAATTTAGCGTCACGTACTTGACGCGCCAATGGACAGATACGGGCAACCCATCCACTTCAGGGTATCTACGTTACAGTCTTAAGCCCAAGGAGTATACTGTGGAATTAGAAGATATTATGAGTGCCCAGCTTTCTGTGACCTCTGGCAATGAGTTTTGGCGACGCGTGATGCAAGAAGTGCACAACATGACTATGCAAAAACTCATGTACGAAAAAGATTATGCCGAGACCTATGATGGAGATGACAAACCTATAGTCAGCTTAAAAAAGAATTGGATGCCCATGATGAGCTGGAAAGACAATGCCCTGATTTTGCATGCTGTGCCTGAAGGAGAGTtgttcaacaacaacaagaccAGAGCCACGAGCGCCTTTTCCCTGGATCTAGGGGTGGCAGAAACGTTTGGTTTCGTCGAAAAACCCAAAGGTTGGGCAGATCATAAATTGGGCCCCAATCTGCAATTTACCTGCCCTACAGTGACGTACGATAGCCGGACCTCGCCAAGCGGTGCCTCCTATCGCACACCGTTCAACTGGAATGGTGAGCATTATATCGGGACGCAACCGACTGATGTGAGCAATGAGGTGATGGATCTCATGTTTGTAGTGAAAAATAAGAGGCTTCATCTGTCTAGGATGGTGGAATGGCAGTTTAACAACCTGAATGCCTCCTTTGAAAAAGCAGTGGGGACCCGCAAACGCACGGTCATGGTGTACTCCGACCTGGTGGAATCCACCATCGTGGGTAGTGGCAAGTTTCCCCTATTGCGGGAAGTGCAATTGTTGAGAACCGGCGAGGGAGAAAGTACGGCGGAACCCCTGCACCATCAATGGATCAAAGTGCGAAGCAACCAATTGGATATCTTGGAAGTGGAGATTGCCAATACTGCTGGACCCCTGACCATTTTACCCCCAGGCAAAACTCTGGTGACGATAGGTctcaaacagctataaaaaCCACCACGCACACCTGCGTGAAGACCATACAAAAACAGAACAGAGATGCGAGGAGGTAGTTTAACGCGCTACCACACACCCGTGGTGACGACCCAAGAAGGAAAAGGATTGGCGGAAGATTTGATCAAACTAGCCGGTCCTCTCATCGTGCAGCAAGCCCAAGCGGGACTCCAAGATATCCAACAAGGACTGAGTTTGGCTGACACCTTGTCGAATCGAGGAGAGCAAATTAAACGCGGCTTGAAACGCAAAGCCCCCGCTCTGGCCTGGACAGTGGGAAAAAACAAAGCCAATCGAACCGCTAAAAATACCTATAAAAGAGCCAGTCAACgcgtaaaggatatttttggACTGTGAATCATGGTACGCATTGGAGGAtttctcaaaacgcaaaatcgTATTCGACTTCAGCGGGGCCCGAGGCCGGTTCATTTCACCCTATCAAAAGGGAGGGACGATCTTTGGCCAGTACCCGGAATCCGTACAGTGGGCGAGAACTATGGCCCGAGCGATTGCTCGAGCAAAGGCGCGAAAGAAGACCATGAAAGGGGGAACGATCTTTGGTCAGTACCCAGAGTCCGTACAGTGGGCGAGAACTATGGCCCGAGCGAATGCTCGAGCAAAGGCACGAAAGAAGACCATGGAAGGAGGAACGATTTTTGGCAAGTCCACCCGCATGCGAATGCGTAATCCCATGAGGTTTCCGTCAGCGACCTCAGAGAATGAGATGATAGAACGCTGGGTGAAGCAACGTATGAAAGGAGGAACTATCTTTGGCAAGTCCACGGGAATGCGCTATCCATGGATGATCCCCTCAACCTACCAGGAGGACCCAAATTGGTTGCTCACCATGGCTCGACGCGAAACGCTATAAAAAGGAAACGACGTTGATCGTCTTCACTCTCATAGTGGACTTaggactgacaaaaaaaaacatgtcgcTCAATTTGTTTGATGTCCCAGATGTGGATTACCGGTACGAAGCCTCCCGGGACGTGACGTTTCAACCTGCCTTAACGGGAATACAACCCATCACGTTTTCCATCCCGGCCTCGGAAGATTATTATGATCTCAACGAACTCCGTTTCCAAGTCAAAGTACGTCTGACTGATCCTGCTACTGGGTATCTAGGATTAAAAGCCGATTTGGCCGCTTCCGATGGTAACAATACCAGAAACACCTactgcgtcaacaattttgCCCACTCTATCTTTCGAGATATTACCATGAGCATGAATGGCGTCCTCATGACTGAACAGAGCAATACCTACCATTACAGAGCCTACCTGGAAACCTTAGTAAATTACAACCGAGAAGAAGGAGCCACCAAGTTAGCCCCTCAAGGCTGGGTGAATCAACTCAATGTGATTGAAGAAATGGGAGCCACAGGTGCCAATTCCGATGTCCCTACTAATGCTGCTTGGAGTGGAAATACAGAATTGCGAGCCTTGACCAGCCGGTTGCTGAGCGAAAATTGGCACACCTTTATCATCCGTCCCCATTTACCACCCCTCAAGACGGGTAAATGTTTGGTGCCCGGTGTGCAGCTGGACTTTGAATTGTTCCTGAACCCCAACTCTGTCTACTTGATGGGTACTCCCAACAAAGGGACCTTGGTTGCCAAGAAATTTCCTGCCATTCATAATGATGACATCAAAGTCACCTTACTAATGCGAAAAGTGACCTTGAACGCGAGTGTCTATGTCAGACTGCAAAAAGAAAGACAACTTCGAAAAGAGATTGTGCGCTACCCAGTGGTTCGAAGTGAAATCCGCACCTTCTCCTTTGATGGAAGAACTACCCAGTGGGAACAAGACAATGTGTTTGTGGGTCGATTTCCCGATCGAGTGATAGTGGGGTTGCTGCATTCCAATGCCTTCAATGGAGACCTACAAAGATACGcctttgcctttgaaaagtttggggtcACCCAAGTACGACAGAGTTTGAATGGAGAAGAATATCCTTACAGAACCCTAGAACTAACAGGAGATCAAGCCTATGAAGATCTGCTGGGCTACGATCGCTTTCTACAAGCCATGGGTTCCTACAATGAAGACAAGATTCCCATGCTGTTGCCCAGTGATTGGGGACAGGGGAACAACTGCACGTTGTTCATGTTCAACAATGTGCCAAGCGGCAAAGCCGATGACCCTCAGTATCGCAACCCCCGTCAATCGGGCAATGTGCGACTGGTGATTGATTTCAGGGCCGCTGTCAATCACAACATCACTGTGTTGGTGTGGAGCGAGTATGAAAACGCGTACGAGATTAATCATCTGGGAGGTATAAAGTACAACATCAACGGCTGAACAGGTCTCAGAAGAAGCCAGCCATGGAGTTTGTGGCGCTCAGCGATACTGTGTTGCGGGCCTTGGCCTTAGACGATCCTCAATTACGACGCGTGTTTCATGGTGTGTACCCAGCGGATAAGCTACCCCCATCACCTCCCCAAACCGTCCGCGCGGCCTACATTGTCAACACGGATCCAGCGGGTAAACCCGGACAACATTGGTTGGGGATGTGGACGGAACAAAACAAGTGCGAaatctttgacagttatggTCTACCCTTGCGCGTGTACAAAAATCCAGAGTTGCACAAGTGGTGGAGTCAATGGAAGTACCTAACCCGCAGTGACATTACCCTGCAAGCCATGGATAGTCAGACCTGTGGCCATTATGCATTATTTTTCCTGAAAGCCAGAGCGCAAGGACAGTCCTATAAGGACTTTTTGGCACGTTGGAGTACCGATAATTTAGTGTTGAATGATCAGAAAGTAGCCCAAGACTTGAAACGGGTGATTAAACGTGAATTACAAGATGAAGTGGATGCCCGACCAGACGGGCAAAGTAATTTGAGCCGCCAGGCCTTTCTGCTTTGtaataaaatgtaataaaaacgtgATTTACTTGTCAAATGCGTGTAGTGTCTTATcatcataaaaacaaaaaggcaaGTCCAGCAACAAGAGGTGTCATTTTTTCATCATGATTACACGCGGCGATGTGCAGCGCGTGATCGATGCGTTCATTTTGAAAGAATCTCTTTATTGGTGGTTACATCCCATCGAACGCGTCCAAACCGTCCGAGGCAATGATGCTTGGGATGGGTATCATTGGACATTAGCCCGACAATTGGCTCAAGATAGAGAATGGGCGTCCCTTAAAGCGTACATGGACACCATGGGTGAATCGTATTTAAGGGAATGTATGGAACACCTCATTCAGTCAGCGTCTCCTCGATTATATCACGAGTATTGGACGGTATGccgagaagaagaagaaaaagaaaacccttGAGAATCTCCCAACGATGGCGATTTCCTCAAAACGGGCGCGGAATCATTGGCGTGTTGACCAAAGCGGCCAAAATCGGTTATAAATTGGGACGTGATAAACGGTATAAACGAATGGGAGCCAAAGGTGCCACCGGTCATTACAGACGTCTACCTCGTCCGTGGGAAGGATGATACGACAACCAAGTGGTGTGATCATTGCAGGACCCTCGGGCAGTGGCAAAACCGACTTGGTGGAACAATGGTTGCGGTACCTGAACGTGTTTCAAGTGAAACCCAAAACCATGGTGTATGCGTATGACCGATGGCAACCCAGATTCGAGCGTATGCAAAAAGAGGATGGGATTCGATTTCATCGCGGGTTACCGGACACTAGTCATTTGACAAAATGGTTTGGCCCCACGCGAGGGGGTGTGTTGGTCTTGGATGATCTAATGGAAGAAGGAGGACAAGACAAACGCGTGTTGGACTTGTTTACCAAAGATTCCCATCATCGAAACATTACCGTCCTGTATTTGACACAAGATTTATTTCCACCAGGTAAATTCTCCAAGACAATTAATCGCAATGCGCATTACATTGTGACCTTCAAAAACCCACGAGATCAAACGGGCATACGGACCATTTTACTTCAAGCCTTTCCCGACCGTTGGCGTCAAGTCTTGCGACTATTTAATCGTGTCACATCGCGCCCTTTTGGTTATTTGATGTTGGATGTCCATCCTGCCTCGGATGATCGTTACCGTTTGTGGAGTCATTTAACACCCCGAGAAGGTAAAGCCCAAGTCCATACCTTGCCCGCGGATGTCCCTACCGTTCGAAAACGCACTGCAACGAGAACGCGAACGTCAAAGACGGCAAAGAGAAGGAGGACAACACACTGAATTATCGACCCGCATGAATACCACGACCCTGTCTCCAACAGATGTGAGTTCACTCTTTGCACCACCATTACCCCCTTTACATACCCACTTAACGGACAAAGCACTCGAACGAACCCATTTGCAGCAAGAGAATGAGGATTTCATTATCTCGTACCCGGCCAATGGTATAGATGCAATGAATGTATTTAGTCTACCACCCGTGCACCGTACCTCGACACCATTCTCTACTT containing:
- the LOC140944817 gene encoding uncharacterized protein F54H12.2-like, with translation MSLNLFDVPDVDYRYEASRDVTFQPALTGIQPITFSIPASEDYYDLNELRFQVKVRLTDPATGYLGLKADLAASDGNNTRNTYCVNNFAHSIFRDITMSMNGVLMTEQSNTYHYRAYLETLVNYNREEGATKLAPQGWVNQLNVIEEMGATGANSDVPTNAAWSGNTELRALTSRLLSENWHTFIIRPHLPPLKTGKCLVPGVQLDFELFLNPNSVYLMGTPNKGTLVAKKFPAIHNDDIKVTLLMRKVTLNASVYVRLQKERQLRKEIVRYPVVRSEIRTFSFDGRTTQWEQDNVFVGRFPDRVIVGLLHSNAFNGDLQRYAFAFEKFGVTQVRQSLNGEEYPYRTLELTGDQAYEDLLGYDRFLQAMGSYNEDKIPMLLPSDWGQGNNCTLFMFNNVPSGKADDPQYRNPRQSGNVRLVIDFRAAVNHNITVLVWSEYENAYEINHLGGIKYNING
- the LOC140944816 gene encoding uncharacterized protein, with amino-acid sequence MSLARAYENPHEQGALGGVDLFAKAHKLKTPQAQHILQSVLSYTLHKPRRSRFPTTPTLVFDRDEQWQMDLVDMQKLSRWNKGNKYLLTVIDVLSKYAWAIPIKSKSSKEMIRGLEGIRRQASPRQPLRVQTDQGKEFYNAGVQAWFKKHDWDHFSTYGDSKASVVERWHRTLKQRMYRYFTAHNTLRYVDVLQPLIHSYNQSYHRSIGMAPHQVTEKTVPEVWDRLYGKRLQQKTPPPKCRVGDRVRLNKKHRPFQKGYLPGWTEEVFVVTHVRRHPIVTYRLSEWDGTPIKGTFYEPDVQKVQVSDDSLFRVEKVLQRKGRNVLVRWKGWPAKYDSWIPAHGAKKTNKTSYKKKGTVSGLNTH